A segment of the Daphnia pulex isolate KAP4 chromosome 10, ASM2113471v1 genome:
CAGTAAGACGTGGACAGGAAAAAGATATGaagtttaaaatcaaattcagcAACAAAAACAGGTTAGCAACGAAACCAGTTTAATAACTTTCCTTTCATGCAATATTAGTGGGATGTTCCATGGTACATTCAACCGCATCCAACTCCATGCGAAATCGGGAACCAAGAGATATCCATTTAAATTTCCTGGTGAAGTTCCACATAAATTGCAGGAACGGTTAAGAAGACTATTACTATAATAACATTGAGGAAATAGCGGCGACTccattgatttgaaaatttacttGTTAAACAAACCGGTAAAACTAGCTACTACGTACGGCCACCATCATGACCTAACGACTAACCCAAAGATATAATAGCCTCGCCTCTCAAGGTAGACTACGAATATAGAAAATGTTAACAGCATGATTAATCATGTGCAATTTAAATCggttaaattattaaattacatACCAAATGGATAAAACTGAGACTGCTGACAATGATGACAGCCGATATGTGCAAGTTAAATTTGCTTGTTGTTTTCTATGATGGCCAAAACTCAAACCTGCACAAAAGAATAAGATGGATAAAATAAGCTTACGCAAATAAATTAACATCCAGTGCTGTAAGTGgattatataggcctatacttGATGATGAGCGCTGGCCAAGAGTAACACTCCAGAAAGAGATTTAACTTAGTTTACACAGTAATTTAGCTTGtactaaagaaaaagtaaatttgcaGTGTAATAAATTATCCACACCAAATCGTGGTGACTTCTGGTTTTACTGATCACCAAGATGAGTAAATAAGATTCCCCTAATGTGGATACAGTTTACTTAGTTGGATAAACGTATTACCGCAATTATACTCCTTTAATATTCTAAAATCTATAAGTTATTTACCTTCTATAACACTGCTACATCTGCTGTATCCAGTATCAACACGTATCAACACAACGCACCAGTATATCTTTGAgaggtttgttgtttttcgtgCAGTTGCAGCCAGTGCAGTCATTAACGCCATcagatgaaaatgaataaaatgttgcaTAACTTCTTTACTCAGCGAAATTGTGTgctctttgaaaaataaatctctTGACTGGAGAAGACGCGTCTTTACTTACTTCTGGTCTTTAAATGGCAGTAGAGAGCAGTCACGACATCACGGGCTccattaaaatgtaaaaaggaggaagagaCAGAAAACGGCGGCCATCTTGGATTTTTACCCAGCTTTTATAAATTACGTTGCATTCAAGTTGCATTGCGTTTACTGGTGACAGAAACGCacaatttcttaaattacCTTAAAATAATAGATAAAAGCAAACTGCGATCTTGATAAATTCAATAGAGTACTAAGTGCTCATTTGTCACTTTACTGGTAACTAGTTAGGTTTCCTTATAATATTCCTTGTAAAATTGCTTGgctcaattttctttttaaaaagttaatatGCAGTCAAACAGATTTGAACTGTTGTCACTTCTCAGTATATCAGCCGCTATAATAAGgaacgggaaaagaaatttaaaaattggattcaaTGTATTGCTCTTTGTCCAACACTGATCAGTTAGCGACGGTTTAGTCAAAATTAGATGAAGAACGTGAAAATTCCGGGCACTTGCATCAAAGGAAACCGAAAAGGAAGTCGATTTTTGTTAGGattggaataagaaaaaagaattgctcCACGACTGTTGCTTGAACACACGACAATACATTGCATTAGTGCCGCAATTCAATGGAAAGTCGACATCAACAGTCGCGTCCGGATTTCAAGTGTCGATTGTTCCTTTTCTCAGTCAATTAACTGAAGTAAGTCAAGATTCCTCTGGATCCAAGGAACGAAGGATGTTACTTTCATGTAAACGCCGGGTACTCCTTTCCTTGCACAACCTAAAACACAACGTGAAACGAGTACAGAATTagcataaataaaaaaaaaataaactcaagTCAAAGAATCGCTTGTATAATACCTTCTCCGTAGCTGACGACTCCAACCTGAACGAATCGGCAATTGAGACCGTCGCTTCCGTGATCGGTGACCAGTGGGCCGCCGCTGTCTCCCTGTAAAAACGGCCAAAACTCTGTTTAATCTCTGATTGTATAGAAAAGATAATCAGGAAATAGTCACTCACTTGGCAAGTGTCTTGTCCCTCCTTGTATGTGCAGAACATGTGGTCCGTCAGATCATCATAATGTTTGCTACATTTTGCTTTTGAAATGACGTTGAACGAAGCGCTTCGAAGGTAGTCGGATACGGTGCCATTTTCCTTGGTGAGACCCCATCCCATTGCCGTCACACTCCTGCCAACGAACTTGACGTCCATGCACTTTTGTGGCAAGCAAACCGGCGAGATGGTCTCGGTGAATTCCACGGGCGATTCCAGCGTGAGAATGGCCATGTCGTTTGCCTGCAATCAAGAACAAAGTTAATATTACGTTACATGACTGACGCTGTAATCTGAAATTGCTGAGACTCGCCTTTGAAAAAGGATCGTAGTTTTCGTGAATTTTGTAACCGACGATTTTCCTAATAGTTTTGGCATCGGTGTATTCGGCGGTGCGGAAGTGCATGCCAATATGAGCATAGTAATTGTCGGGATCATATCTATACACAAATAAAATGCGGATGAAAACGTAAAATATAATCCAGCATATCTTTTTGATGGGGCTAAATGGGGAGGACTTACATGTTTGTTTCGTTCTTGGTTATGCAGTGAGCCGCAGTCAGGAGTTTGGTCGAAGTAATCAAAGAGGCTCCGCAAGCGTGCGCGGACACTGTAAGATCTGCATCGTACGTGACCAGGGCGacctattttttaattacgaTGGTATATACCAGACGCATCcgtcaaaattaaaataaaattgaaatgtgctCGTTTTCTAACTAACAGCGAAAAACTAACCATGAACGGGTACGCATTCTTGCGGGATTCTTTGCTGGCCACCATATACGAAACTTGGTTGGTTTGACGCTTTCGGCGGGCTTGAAGACACTGCCAGTCGTCGGCAATGATCACAGCGGCAGGATCCTTAATAGTCACGGGATCGGGTGTCTTAATCGGGGTGGTGATGGCCGGTTTAATCTCACTGGTAACGTCCTTAATCGTAGGAGGCGCTACTACTTGAGCAACTGGAACAACTGGAACAACTGGTGGGACCCAATTGTCtacgggagcgacgggcaagtcGTTGGATTGAACCTGGAAGCCTCGGTGATCGGCGACGTACGAAGTGGCGACCAATTTGCCATTTGGGTTTACGTAACTCCATGAGCCGACCATGTTACCGGCAGCGTCACGGTAATTGGCGGCAGCCTGGCCAGGGTAGGCGTAACCGAAACTAGCCCTACCCAACTCGTCCTGGGCGTGCCACATTTGCGTGTTGACTGGCCATTGGCGGGAAACGGGAGGATTGAAGGGTAGCATGGGGTTCAGCATGGGGCCTAGACCCGGGTAGATCATGTATTGGGCCAGGGAATTGGCCACAGCCAATAACACCAACATGCAAACAATCTGACGATAGCAAATATCAAATCAAGACAATATAATgtttaataaaacaattgcAAAAATTAAATGCGAACTTACCGGGCACTTCATTTTCGTCTCGCTCCTATTTGCTGGGAAGCTGGATGAAGAACATGTCTTTAGCTGGATTTGTGGATCCCCTTTTATACTCAACCGTCGGGCGACGATCAAACGGTTAGGTTGTGTTGTATAATATACTTTTGAAGGGCAGCAGATTGTACGTTCTTGACCGCACCCAGTTAATTAGTCTATACAGTCTAGGCCTACAGAATGCAAGGGTGTGCGGGAGGGGGTGGTTATTCATATCTGTTgtctactgctgctggccttctGCTGATATTTAATCAAACAAGCAAAAATGGCTGGAACAAGCCGAAAAGGGGAATACCCTGGACCGCCCTGGACAAACGGGTTGTTGGTCCACACCCATTTTTGATCAATCTTGATGCCATGAGATATAGATACGATGGCAATAGCCCATGGAAACAAAGAGCGTTTGAATTTTCCCGCATTTGGTTCAAGTCCATAATAATGACATCGGGAAAATGTTTGTTACCGCCAGAAACTGCCAAGGTCTTTCATCGAACGATTGTCTTCcatatgttttgttttcttttgttggctGCATCAAACCTGAATTAAGTTGTTTTTACATTGGTGCGGTGACGACTCTCGATTTTTGCCAGACACGCGGCCTTGATCGTGAACGAAAGATTAATTGATGCATCTCAAATGTCGTGCGTGGACTAAGAAATCAGCAAAGTCAAACAGTTGCCTCAAGATATTTTATCCcgtgaaattgagaaaataacCACGCCCTAACAAACTCCCACCCTTCATCGCAAGGGTAATATATTTCAGTTTATAAATAGTCTTGCAAATACCTAAACTGTTTGAGAAAGAGTTTTCAGTTTTGTTGTATACCAACAAATGAGCCGATTAattatctctctttttttctaatataaaagaatttttgaaagatctcagaaatataaaaatataagtaGTAGCTGAATTTTGGCTAAATTAATTGTATTCTGTTGCAAACCAAAATGAACAAGTTTTTCGCAAGTTTTTTTCAGCCAtatcaactaataaaaaacataAGCAAACAGTCAAACACACGACacaatttttccaatttccgTTTTTACTACGGATTCACCTTATCATCGATCCAGGTCCAGAATGACGTCAATCTGGTGTAAATATCGTTATCTGATTGATTAGGCCCTGCTGTATCGTAAAGAGAAATTCGAATGTAGTTTTAACGCCGACGATATTATTTTATGAGCTGCACTATTTGTATCAGGTACTATATAATATCGGTACCAACCTTTACGAACAATGATGCCAAATTGCAGCCAGGGACACTCTTCATTTCTCCTGGTGTCCTTTTCTATTATCACCGGACCACCTTCGTATATCTATATACATGCACGACCCAACAAATAATTATATTCAaagtcaaatttaaaaataaattaaattaaaaaaaataaatgacaacTTGACAAGAGCTTATTAGATTATTTTATCACACCGAAGCATTTGAATATACCTGACGATAAGAATCCCCAGCAGTAGTCGATAAGGCGCAAACCATATGGTCGGCtactttcatttgtttttcgtggCCGTAATAACTGGTGGCCAAATAATTACAGTAATCGTTGTCCATCGCCGTAGCGTGTACGTGGTGGAGGGCATCCGagtttctttctcctttcgcCTTGCTTCCCCATTGCAAGGTTCGGGTAGAAACAGAAGAAAGTAGGTTTGCGACTGAGTGGCACTCTTTCGGCAGGCAGACGGTCGAAATTCTGTCGGTGAATTTCACGGGCGATTCGAGCGTCACAATGGCGATGTCGTGGAACTGTATCGAAAATCATCGAGCAACAACTTAGTCAGAAATCATTACAAATAGTGGGATTGATTAGTGTTTCTACCTTCGTGAGTTGGTCGTAGTTTTCGTGAATGTCTATCTGATTGATTCGGCTTGTGACTTCGGCATCGTCCGCCGTTTCGTTCAAAAAGTGCACGCCCAGTTTGACCAGCCATTTGTCAAACGCTGGAATTCTGTGTACACAATTATTAGAGGTGAAATACTAGacagaaattttgatttagcaTTTTGACATAAATACGTGTCGTTTTGAATGACGCAATGGGCAGCGGTCAGGATTTTAGTGGCGCTAATCAACGATCCACCGCAGGCCAACTTGTATCGCCGTGACGTCTCGTCGTATTTCAGCAACGCTGCCTGTAAGAATATGAAACGAATGTAAATCTGCTTTGTCGTACGCGTTCTCAATAAATTAAGTTATCCATCACTTACCATGAAAGGGTATTGATTGCGGCCCGTTTCTTCCTCGGATGTGTAcattgaataattgaatttttcattaacaatAGGAAAACCATTTCCAAAGTTCGTTTCACAATCAGGTAATTGTCTTTTAGAGCGAGCCTGGCCGGGGTAAGCATAGCCGAAACTGGCCTGGCCAATTTCGTCCTGTGTGTTCCACTGTCCACTGGGAAACGAAGGTGACGAAATACCGGGTAGACTGGCTGGATAATTAACATTTCTAGCTCGAGTGCAGGCCACAGCcaataaaaccaaaatgcaTGTAATCTAAAAAGccacaaaattgaaaaatcagtTTAAGTTTAAGAAGATTAATTTACTTATTACAGTTATACTCACAGTGCTCTTCATGGTGTCCAGTTCGTCAGTGCGAGTCTGGAGAGGAAGTCGTCAGGTTGGGTTGTCATCCGGCCACTTTATACCCATCTGTTGGACGACAGAATGGCCATAAACGGAATTtgtgtttcccccctttttacttttcattctGACCACACCTTAATAACCAACAGTGAAGAGGAAGTGAAGAGGAAAGTGAAATGAAGGTGAAATCAAAATTCGGCAACAAGTATACAGGATAGCAACGAAACCAGTTTAATAATAACTTTCCTTTCGATAACAATGTCATGTAATAAATGTCCATCAGGGTCTTTCCGCACAGAAATCCGTGCGACATTAATAAGGAAGCAAAGGAATAATTATCCATTTCAGTTTCATGTTACGCCACATTAGTCGAACGACTTCGATTTCTTCCGTGTTGGAAGTTCTCCAGCAACAAACAACGGGGACTCCCTCAGAGATGTGATTGTATTGTTGTTGCTACACAAAAACCAGCGTATTAAACCGGTCAAACTCCTATACATAAGATATTATGATGACGTAATCCAAGGACTTATAAGAATCTGGTCGCAAGGTCGACCATTGACTCCCGCCTGCAATCATTTACCGGTTcttaatcaattcaaatgtaatcaatcaatcatttaATTATTCCACCACCAGAGACTCAACAAGAATAATTAAGTTTATTAGCTGCTGCTGAAATGTTCAATTGTATTTGAATATAAGACGCATCAGTCGACATGGAAGtcaacaaatttgattaaatacattgatcaaaataataataattaaaaaactgCTGATTGGATTCGCACAACAACAGTATAACCAGCAAACACAAGTCGCGTACGCGGCTTTCCAGTTATACAGGGTCAGCGGTCGGGGGCGTGATTGATTTTTGGGCGTGGCTCTCACCCTATAATTGGGCGACTTCTTTTATCCAAGGGACGAACGACGCCACTTTGGCGTAGACTCCGGGAGTGCCCGCGGCGCATCCTATTCACACGATAAAATGATCGATGTATATACATAACTTAGTTTTGAACGAATCGCGCAaacattgaaatgtttttttttaaataattcgtTACCGTCTCCGTAGCTGACGATGCCGATCTGCTTGAACGGGCAATCCGTGTCTTCCGGATACTCAAGGACCAGCGGACCGCCACTGTCGCTCTACAAACCCAGCACCCATCAATCGGAAATTTCAATTAGCTCATATCCAGCAGCATAACagcatttgaaaataaccCATCGACAAAGCGGACTTACTTGGCAAGTGTCTTGTCCTTCGGCATAGGCGCACAGCGCACTGTCGGGCAGGTCTCCATCATCCACTTCTTCTTTGCATCGGTTGTTGTTGACAACCGACAGGTCGGCGTGACGGAGAACGTGGGAATTCTCGCCGTCAGATTGCAGGTGTCCCCAGCCCATGGCGGTCACCGTTTTCTCGTCACCGTTGAAACATTTGGGCACCAGGCAAATGGGCGACACGTTCTCCGTGTAGTCCACGGCCGAGTCCAGCGTCAGAATGGCCAcgtcgttttccttttttgaaaacataatTAAAATCGGAATTGCCAATAGCAAAACGTCAAACATACCACCGATTTGGGGTTGTAGTCCTcgtgaattttgattttgcggACGCTGCGCGTTTGCTCGGCGTCGTTTTCGTACGTCTTCTGATTGTGCATACCAAATCGGACCTCGAAATTCTTGGCTTTGATGAGCCTTGCAAAATGAGACGGTGAAATGGCCTGGTTATATGAATTAttagaaatgaataattagaAGATTTGGTTATACTTGGTAGACTTGTACTCGGTGACGCAGTGAGCGGCTGTCAGGATCTTTGTCGGAGTAATTAGAGACGCACCGCAAATGTGGACGTACGCTTCCTTTTCGCCGTCGTATTGAGCCAATCCCACCTGAATATCAACAATGGCAATTGTAttgttgaaatgaaatggCCGGCAAATCGACAATGGTGTCTGAAAACTTACCATGAAAGGATATTGATTGACGCCAGCTTCTACACTTCCTACCATCCGG
Coding sequences within it:
- the LOC124204700 gene encoding enteropeptidase-like; this translates as MKCPIVCMLVLLAVANSLAQYMIYPGLGPMLNPMLPFNPPVSRQWPVNTQMWHAQDELGRASFGYAYPGQAAANYRDAAGNMVGSWSYVNPNGKLVATSYVADHRGFQVQSNDLPVAPVDNWVPPVVPVVPVAQVVAPPTIKDVTSEIKPAITTPIKTPDPVTIKDPAAVIIADDWQCLQARRKRQTNQVSYMVASKESRKNAYPFMVALVTYDADLTVSAHACGASLITSTKLLTAAHCITKNETNIYDPDNYYAHIGMHFRTAEYTDAKTIRKIVGYKIHENYDPFSKANDMAILTLESPVEFTETISPVCLPQKCMDVKFVGRSVTAMGWGLTKENGTVSDYLRSASFNVISKAKCSKHYDDLTDHMFCTYKEGQDTCQGDSGGPLVTDHGSDGLNCRFVQVGVVSYGEGCARKGVPGVYMKVTSFVPWIQRNLDLLQLID
- the LOC124204711 gene encoding clotting factor G beta subunit-like isoform X1, with protein sequence MKSTITCILVLLAVACTRARNVNYPASLPGISSPSFPSGQWNTQDEIGQASFGYAYPGQARSKRQLPDCETNFGNGFPIVNEKFNYSMYTSEEETGRNQYPFMAALLKYDETSRRYKLACGGSLISATKILTAAHCVIQNDTIPAFDKWLVKLGVHFLNETADDAEVTSRINQIDIHENYDQLTKFHDIAIVTLESPVKFTDRISTVCLPKECHSVANLLSSVSTRTLQWGSKAKGERNSDALHHVHATAMDNDYCNYLATSYYGHEKQMKVADHMVCALSTTAGDSYRQIYEGGPVIIEKDTRRNEECPWLQFGIIVRKAGPNQSDNDIYTRLTSFWTWIDDKVNP
- the LOC124204711 gene encoding chymotrypsin-1-like isoform X2, coding for MKSTITCILVLLAVACTRARNVNYPASLPGISSPSFPSGQWNTQDEIGQASFGYAYPGQARSKRQLPDCETNFGNGFPIVNEKFNYSMYTSEEETGRNQYPFMAALLKYDETSRRYKLACGGSLISATKILTAAHCVIQNDTIPAFDKWLVKLGVHFLNETADDAEVTSRINQIDIHENYDQLTKFHDIAIVTLESPVKFTDRISTVCLPKECHSVANLLSSVSTRTLQWGSKAKGERNSDALHHVHATAMDNDYCNYLATSYYGHEKQMKVADHMVCALSTTAGDSYRQIYEGGPVIIEKDTRRNEECPWLQFGIIVRKGPNQSDNDIYTRLTSFWTWIDDKVNP
- the LOC124204709 gene encoding trypsin alpha-4-like, which encodes MKSTMLLAVLSLLAVANIRAKNIGTLRELPDITSASLPVRQWHAQNGQGEANFGYAYPGQAASNIRDSEGNMAGSWAFVDADGNLVRATYTAGREQGFLVSSTNEGPAVAPKAPASDPDKVAPIISGCNAVGRSTHQNPKFRMVGSVEAGVNQYPFMVGLAQYDGEKEAYVHICGASLITPTKILTAAHCVTEYKSTKLIKAKNFEVRFGMHNQKTYENDAEQTRSVRKIKIHEDYNPKSVENDVAILTLDSAVDYTENVSPICLVPKCFNGDEKTVTAMGWGHLQSDGENSHVLRHADLSVVNNNRCKEEVDDGDLPDSALCAYAEGQDTCQSDSGGPLVLEYPEDTDCPFKQIGIVSYGDGCAAGTPGVYAKVASFVPWIKEVAQL